A region from the Terriglobia bacterium genome encodes:
- a CDS encoding sigma-70 family RNA polymerase sigma factor → MKLSGLKPVDDRKIVERVLNGDAEAFNLLVREWEKPIYNFILRMIGDRDEAMDLCQDSFMKAYRELGTLKDRDRFSSWLYRIAHNTCFSKLRKDQGKTFVELAPETRASKPSVENRLAVEKALQQLPEDQREVVVLKVYQDLKFEEIAAIQDAPVSTVKSRLYMGFEKLRLILGGD, encoded by the coding sequence TTGAAACTGAGCGGCTTAAAGCCGGTCGATGATCGGAAGATCGTCGAGCGAGTTCTCAACGGTGACGCGGAGGCCTTCAATCTCCTGGTCCGAGAGTGGGAAAAACCGATCTACAACTTCATCTTACGGATGATCGGGGATCGGGACGAGGCCATGGACCTGTGCCAGGACTCGTTCATGAAGGCCTACCGGGAGCTGGGGACTCTAAAGGACAGGGACCGATTCTCGTCCTGGCTGTACCGGATTGCTCACAACACATGTTTTTCCAAGCTGAGGAAGGACCAGGGCAAAACATTTGTGGAGTTGGCGCCGGAAACGCGGGCATCCAAGCCTTCCGTCGAAAACCGGCTCGCCGTGGAGAAAGCTTTGCAGCAGTTGCCCGAGGATCAGCGCGAAGTCGTGGTCCTGAAGGTCTATCAAGACCTGAAGTTCGAGGAGATCGCCGCCATCCAGGATGCGCCGGTCTCGACCGTGAAATCGCGGTTGTATATGGGATTTGAGAAATTGAGATTGATATTGGGGGGAGATTAG
- a CDS encoding oligosaccharide flippase family protein — translation MDGNVTFLGDFSKKLVTNTFFNFLGRCWSFVLTLLLTPYILSRLDVGDFGTWVLMTIFISAFNPGQVPLFDLGGVFMKYISEYYTYEDYDSMSRVLICGLFFYGLFGIGLVSIGLLLERPLFQMFHISSAASTAYLLVLLASAISNISAMVLSVFKGIQRMDKSNSLEIRLSILNAAGTVFFLRAGWGILGLASNALLNACIAVAVTCWAVRRAMPEVGLSAGFDSKLLRSMLAYGMKMQVSSVGGIVSFQVPKLIISRFLGTAAVSFYEVASRLTLFMRAVPLVMISALIPATSELRARKDRDRILQTYLLSSKYVAMLTIAMAAFLTVEARALLTLWLGKGFESSVILVQILAIGYAANILGGPASQTGAGIGRPEFDMRGTVLLAILTPVLGLLLVQRFGAAGAAAGTCIAFLAATGYLLVAFHRNYVENSFRTVFEDVYLRPIAAGVFAALAVTGFHQLAPLPAAWEIVRYMIPIKISTDFAIFCPIYMVLLVAFRQVTAIDWKNFLSLVSFGLQFLRHPFRVLSDQN, via the coding sequence ATGGATGGGAACGTTACCTTCCTCGGAGATTTTTCCAAGAAGCTCGTCACCAATACCTTCTTCAATTTTCTGGGACGCTGCTGGAGCTTTGTTCTCACCCTTCTGCTGACGCCTTATATCCTGTCGCGCCTGGACGTAGGCGACTTCGGGACCTGGGTGCTGATGACGATCTTTATCAGCGCATTCAACCCCGGCCAGGTTCCACTGTTCGATCTCGGCGGCGTATTCATGAAGTACATCTCCGAGTACTACACCTACGAAGACTACGACAGCATGAGCCGCGTCCTGATATGTGGATTGTTCTTTTACGGCCTGTTCGGAATCGGCCTGGTCTCCATCGGTCTCTTGCTCGAGCGGCCGCTGTTTCAGATGTTCCACATATCCTCCGCGGCCTCGACCGCCTATCTTCTCGTCCTGCTCGCATCCGCGATTTCAAACATTTCCGCGATGGTCTTATCCGTTTTCAAAGGCATTCAACGGATGGATAAGTCCAATTCGCTGGAGATCCGGCTCAGCATCCTGAATGCGGCCGGCACGGTTTTCTTTCTGCGGGCGGGATGGGGAATACTGGGACTGGCCTCCAATGCGCTGCTCAATGCCTGTATCGCCGTCGCCGTGACCTGCTGGGCGGTTCGGCGGGCTATGCCTGAAGTCGGCTTGAGCGCCGGGTTCGATTCGAAGCTATTGCGCAGCATGTTGGCGTATGGAATGAAGATGCAAGTCAGCAGCGTCGGCGGGATCGTTTCCTTCCAGGTGCCGAAGCTGATTATTTCGCGTTTCCTCGGTACGGCTGCCGTTTCATTTTATGAAGTTGCCTCCCGGCTGACACTGTTCATGCGCGCCGTCCCGCTGGTGATGATTTCGGCGCTGATACCGGCGACGTCGGAACTGCGGGCGCGCAAGGATCGCGACAGGATTCTCCAGACGTACCTGCTGTCTTCGAAATATGTGGCCATGTTGACGATAGCCATGGCCGCATTCCTGACCGTCGAAGCGCGAGCGCTGTTAACCCTCTGGTTGGGTAAGGGCTTCGAAAGCTCCGTCATTCTGGTCCAGATTCTGGCGATCGGTTACGCCGCCAACATCCTTGGCGGACCGGCCAGCCAGACCGGCGCGGGAATCGGAAGACCGGAGTTCGATATGCGGGGAACCGTTCTGCTGGCGATCCTGACACCGGTTTTAGGACTGCTCCTGGTCCAACGCTTTGGCGCGGCCGGAGCGGCGGCGGGCACCTGCATTGCGTTCCTCGCAGCAACCGGGTATCTGCTCGTCGCATTTCACCGCAATTACGTTGAAAACTCCTTCCGCACGGTGTTTGAAGATGTTTACCTTCGGCCGATCGCGGCCGGTGTTTTTGCGGCGCTGGCGGTTACGGGCTTTCATCAGCTGGCGCCTCTGCCCGCCGCCTGGGAAATCGTCCGGTATATGATTCCAATCAAAATTTCGACGGATTTCGCTATTTTCTGCCCCATATATATGGTTCTTCTCGTAGCATTCCGTCAGGTCACGGCAATCGATTGGAAGAACTTCCTCAGCCTGGTCTCCTTTGGCCTCCAGTTCCTGCGGCACCCGTTCCGCGTTTTATCCGACCAGAATTGA
- a CDS encoding glycosyltransferase family 2 protein yields the protein MPKVSVVIPTWNRADLLARTIDKIEHQTLSRDQYEVIVIDNDSTDHTQSVLGQKSRKYPGLKAFFQKKRGAAATRNVGIREATGGIVLFIDDDIQAEPDLVENHWEYHQKHHSSSIIGGLITPWNDCPDAFLRYLRDRGIFNPYSIACGPMDFSYYHTGNVSTARPVLQNVGGFNEQFAMYGMEDIELGYRLERHGSRMVHGPGAKAVHEYFPTYQQFIQRCEQAGYSLGKLIELHPELRGRFIENGKRTRLLKRFHGLYRIFSTATNPLTRGLLLWEERRGTGRVSSLLDTHFYWALRYHFFLGYTHYANEVRHDSNGNGVLQFKTQQVHRLAMTDPKTFRQAR from the coding sequence GTGCCCAAGGTTAGTGTCGTCATCCCGACGTGGAATCGCGCCGATCTGCTGGCCAGAACGATCGATAAGATCGAACATCAGACACTTTCGCGGGATCAATACGAGGTTATTGTCATCGACAACGACTCTACCGACCATACGCAAAGCGTCCTCGGCCAGAAATCCCGCAAATATCCCGGCCTCAAAGCATTTTTCCAGAAGAAACGCGGCGCCGCCGCGACTCGCAATGTCGGGATACGGGAAGCTACGGGCGGCATTGTCCTTTTTATCGATGACGATATTCAAGCAGAGCCGGATCTGGTCGAAAACCACTGGGAATACCATCAGAAACACCACAGTTCCTCGATCATCGGGGGTCTGATAACGCCATGGAACGACTGTCCTGACGCATTCCTCCGCTATTTGCGCGACCGCGGAATCTTCAATCCCTACAGCATTGCCTGCGGGCCGATGGACTTCTCCTACTACCATACAGGCAACGTTTCGACCGCCCGCCCGGTGTTACAGAACGTGGGTGGATTCAACGAACAGTTTGCGATGTACGGCATGGAAGACATCGAGTTGGGTTACCGCCTGGAGCGGCACGGGTCACGAATGGTGCACGGACCCGGCGCGAAGGCAGTACACGAATACTTTCCGACTTATCAGCAGTTTATTCAGCGCTGCGAGCAGGCAGGTTACTCACTCGGTAAGCTCATCGAGCTTCACCCGGAACTGCGCGGCCGCTTTATCGAAAACGGCAAGCGGACCCGACTGCTGAAGCGCTTCCATGGACTGTATCGGATTTTTTCTACGGCAACCAATCCTTTAACCAGAGGTTTGCTTCTTTGGGAAGAACGGCGCGGAACCGGCCGCGTATCGTCTCTTCTCGATACGCACTTTTACTGGGCGCTCCGCTATCACTTCTTCCTCGGTTACACGCACTACGCAAACGAGGTACGCCACGATTCAAACGGTAACGGCGTACTGCAGTTCAAGACGCAGCAGGTACACCGCCTTGCGATGACGGACCCCAAAACGTTTAGACAAGCCCGATAG